In uncultured Ilyobacter sp., a genomic segment contains:
- the recO gene encoding DNA repair protein RecO yields the protein MKFLSSDGVIIKKIDYGEADRLITIFSRRYGKIQLNIKGIRKSKRRDKNAVEILALSKFVFYRKGERLITTNFELVESFWGIRSNIKNIEIMMYILSVLNNILVENQRKSVLYNYFLKVINYLDKSESEIKNYLLVCHFLSKMIQEEGIAFELSEGEYFDIENSKFRKNSGSYFFKLSKIEKTILENISCKRSDGVLKEIRDITAIKKVINILEKYINYHLHTSLNFKHFLGEDLKNGEYS from the coding sequence ATGAAGTTTTTAAGCAGTGACGGAGTAATCATAAAAAAAATAGATTATGGAGAAGCAGACAGGCTTATAACAATTTTTAGCCGAAGATACGGTAAGATACAACTTAATATAAAGGGAATAAGAAAATCTAAAAGAAGGGATAAAAATGCAGTAGAAATTCTGGCTCTTTCTAAGTTTGTTTTTTATAGAAAAGGTGAACGTCTTATAACTACAAATTTTGAATTAGTTGAGTCCTTTTGGGGTATAAGAAGTAATATTAAAAATATAGAGATAATGATGTATATTTTATCTGTGCTGAATAATATCTTGGTGGAAAACCAGAGAAAAAGTGTTCTTTACAATTATTTTTTAAAGGTCATAAATTATTTGGATAAAAGTGAAAGTGAAATAAAAAATTATTTACTTGTTTGTCATTTTTTAAGTAAAATGATACAAGAGGAAGGAATTGCTTTTGAATTATCAGAAGGTGAATATTTTGACATAGAAAACTCAAAGTTCAGAAAAAATTCTGGAAGTTATTTTTTTAAATTATCTAAAATAGAAAAAACAATATTGGAAAATATATCATGTAAAAGATCAGATGGTGTTTTGAAAGAGATAAGAGATATTACAGCTATAAAGAAAGTAATAAATATATTGGAAAAATATATAAATTATCATCTCCACACTAGTCTAAATTTTAAACATTTTTTAGGGGAGGATTTAAAAAATGGTGAATATAGTTAG
- a CDS encoding PTS sugar transporter subunit IIA, whose product MVNIVRITDYMSKDLVNLDLKAGNKTEVLKELSALIGKSDTITDNAVTHKALVEREELGSTGIGKRVAIPHAKTDAAEKLTIAFGISRKGVDFASLDEEEVKMFFVFASPLRDSQIYLKVLARISRLIRNEEFRNKLLAVKTPEEVLECIEEEENI is encoded by the coding sequence ATGGTGAATATAGTTAGGATAACAGATTACATGTCAAAAGACTTAGTAAACCTAGACCTTAAGGCTGGAAATAAAACAGAAGTGTTAAAAGAGTTATCAGCTTTGATAGGAAAATCAGACACAATAACTGATAATGCAGTAACTCACAAGGCTTTGGTAGAAAGGGAAGAACTAGGAAGCACAGGTATAGGTAAAAGAGTAGCCATACCTCATGCAAAAACAGATGCAGCAGAAAAACTGACAATAGCTTTTGGAATAAGCCGGAAAGGTGTTGACTTTGCTTCTCTAGATGAAGAAGAGGTAAAAATGTTTTTTGTTTTTGCTTCTCCTCTCAGAGACAGTCAAATATATTTGAAAGTTTTGGCTAGAATTTCGAGACTAATCAGAAACGAAGAATTCAGAAATAAACTCTTGGCAGTAAAAACTCCAGAAGAGGTACTAGAGTGCATTGAAGAAGAAGAGAATATTTAG
- the nrdR gene encoding transcriptional regulator NrdR, translating into MKCPFCDSENTRVVDSRAYSEGYSIKRRRECNSCGKRFTTYEKVEETPFYVVKKDKSREKFDSEKLMRGLMRATVKRNISREELEVFLMDVEKTIQNSLKNEITTQELGELIMEKLKHFDEVAYVRFASVYMEFDDIKSFIEIVEDIKRK; encoded by the coding sequence ATGAAATGTCCATTTTGTGATTCGGAGAACACAAGAGTTGTAGACAGCAGAGCCTACTCTGAGGGTTATTCTATAAAGAGAAGGCGTGAGTGTAACTCCTGCGGGAAAAGATTTACAACCTATGAGAAGGTGGAGGAGACACCTTTTTATGTGGTGAAAAAAGATAAAAGTCGAGAGAAATTTGATAGTGAGAAATTAATGAGGGGACTCATGAGGGCCACAGTCAAGAGAAATATAAGCAGGGAGGAGCTGGAAGTTTTTTTGATGGATGTTGAAAAAACTATACAAAATTCTCTAAAAAATGAGATAACCACCCAGGAACTAGGCGAATTAATAATGGAGAAATTAAAACACTTTGACGAAGTGGCATATGTGAGATTTGCTTCTGTGTATATGGAATTTGATGATATAAAGTCTTTCATTGAAATAGTTGAAGATATAAAAAGAAAGTAG
- the mreC gene encoding rod shape-determining protein MreC encodes MKFKKMGGPKKRLAYYIVSLILVLLVLRGPLNSMEGPVGSVFFPVKVWVYQSTNKIKEGLSTLKNYNRIMQENKEFKHEVAKLAILEKQTETLIEENKRLHALLDMKQNSKTAFKVARINFKDSLTYHESVFIDLGETDGIKKDMVVMAGKNLLGRVSKIYKDYSLVELVTKGDVYTSVLSYKNEVLGVLKGENSELMTMESVSVDKNIEVGEEIYTSGISDIYPKGIYVGRVESIGESKNQLFKDIKIVQDFNIFDINEVIIFEEE; translated from the coding sequence ATGAAGTTTAAAAAAATGGGTGGGCCTAAAAAAAGACTCGCCTACTATATAGTAAGCCTGATTCTGGTCCTCTTGGTTTTAAGGGGGCCTCTTAATTCAATGGAAGGTCCTGTGGGAAGTGTATTTTTTCCAGTAAAGGTATGGGTCTATCAGTCCACCAATAAAATAAAGGAGGGGCTGTCAACTCTCAAGAATTACAATAGGATAATGCAGGAGAATAAAGAGTTCAAACATGAGGTGGCAAAACTTGCAATCCTAGAAAAACAGACGGAGACTCTTATAGAGGAAAATAAGAGACTACATGCGCTACTAGATATGAAGCAAAACAGCAAAACAGCCTTTAAAGTCGCAAGAATTAATTTTAAAGACAGTCTGACCTATCATGAAAGTGTATTTATAGATTTAGGGGAAACAGACGGAATAAAAAAAGATATGGTCGTAATGGCGGGGAAAAACCTTTTGGGTAGGGTATCGAAAATTTATAAAGATTATTCCCTGGTTGAGCTTGTTACAAAAGGTGACGTGTATACAAGTGTTTTAAGTTATAAAAATGAGGTTTTAGGTGTATTAAAAGGTGAAAACTCAGAATTAATGACCATGGAGAGTGTTTCAGTAGATAAAAACATAGAGGTGGGAGAGGAAATATATACTTCTGGAATAAGTGATATTTATCCTAAGGGAATCTATGTAGGAAGAGTTGAAAGTATAGGGGAGAGTAAAAATCAACTTTTTAAAGATATAAAAATAGTTCAGGATTTTAACATTTTTGATATTAATGAAGTCATAATATTTGAGGAGGAGTAG